tgtgtatatatgtgggtttgtatgtatgtttgtaaattttttaaaatacatcaattgaaTAATCTATAACCTTGtttttgaattgaaaatatacatgtgaaaagaatattatttagtattgtgtggatataattttgtataaaaatatcacagcttacatattaattgaaaatgctaaaaaaaatttaaaaatttatggttGTTGTGAggctattcaattattaagaattaagcggcatttttttggatcatcttttattattattgaatattacattaatttgtataaatcataaattaaaaatcacaaaatcaattctagaattctaaatttcttatgatattaaaataaaaaattattaaatgaacaatcagccaaaaaatgtaaaatttgaaaaggaaatatgaaaatatatatagagatataCTTCAAAAATTTGTGAGAGTGATAGAGATAGATGAGAGGAGAGAAGATAAGAAAAAGTGTGATGTGAAGTGACAGATAGAGAATTAAATAGCTTGTGTGtgagttagaagttttaaaaatccatccaaatatttgggttgaaccaaatacaatttttgacaatttatggTTGTACCTTAGgctttaatgtttgtatgttaatgaattccatgaaattattaaaactctattgaaaatttgaataactatAGACCtttatagattttttaaaagtcaatgttGAATGTCACTTGACTTTTAAAACTCTATGAAAGTAGTATATAAAAGTCTTAATTGAATACATCTAGGAAGGCAAAGCAATTACTGAAATGGTACTCCAACCATGACCTTACATTTACTTGAGTGCCACGTAAGTGGCCAGTAGACTGATTAAAAAATGCCCACAAATCCACAGAAAGAGATGACAGTAACCTCTGACTACATCATCAGTGGTCAACAACAAATAAACTTTGGAGGTTTTAGGTTGCTGATATCATCTCCCTGTACTGTCCAGTTTTGTGCTTGAATCTCAACGCTGAATACAATGGCATTCTGAGCTACAGAATCACCTCGATCTGATTTATGAGACTGAAAATAGTGGAGCTAATACTTTAAAGTTGACACACTTATGAACTGTTAGATCTCAAGAAACTTAATATGTGAACTAGGAAATTATTTGGGCATGGCATCCATATGTAGCTATAGTTACGAAGTATCCTAATTGGTTATTTAATGGATATTGTTGCTATGCATTTGTTTTGAAGTGATTTCATGCCCGAATCACCCAAGAAAATTAGAGAGTAAAAAACCCCTGAGAGACCTCCCTTCCTTTGTTTAATTTCTGAAGGTACGGAGCTATATTTCTGATACACTATTGTAGGTATAAATATGGGGCGATAGCTGTTTCCTTTTAGTTTCGAGGATATTTTACCCCTTGCCAGTATTTCTTATGTGGATTGGTGTTTTTATGTAGATATGTGGTGACATCCATGGGCAATTCTATGACATGAAAGAGCTTTTTAAAGTTGGAGGTGATTGTCCCAAGACAAATTACTTGTTTCTTGGAGATTTTGTTGATAGGGGGTATTACTCAGTTGAGACGTTTCTGCTGCTTCTCGCGCTGAAGGTATTGGTTTTACTTTTTTTAGAAGGGTAAAGCATTTGAAATGTATATCATGTTTCCTGACAACATGGACAGTTACTTTTGAGTATCAAATATTTTGTGTTTCCAGACAACATGGATACCCAAAATCGTGACTCAGCTAATAGATCATAGTGCATTGGCAGGTAAGATATCCAGATAGGATAACTCTGATAAGGGGAAACCATGAGAGCCGGCAGATAACACAGGTTAGGAACTATGTTTTTCCTGAGTTTTGAACTATTACATGGCAAGATGTCCTTATTATATTCCCCCTTTTCCAGGTATATGGTTTCTATGATGAGTGCTTGCGAAAATATGGTTCTGCTAATGTTTGGAGATATTGCACTGATATTTTTGACTATTTAAGGTTTGAACTTCTCTAATTTTCCAATTAGATCTTTGCTATGAATTTGCTTGCTTGTATGGGTTCAAATTTATGTGAGGACGgtaggaaaaaacaaaaaaatatgaagGTGAATTGTTAATTGCCTCAGATTATGCATTAGTATTGTCAAATTCAGTGTTTAAATTCCTCCTCCACCAACATTCTtgtcaaatttgaattattcttGGGTCATTGGCTTGGTTTCTTTTCGAGGCAGTAAATGATACTTATGATTCCAACATCTGGCAGCCTGTCTGCACTTATTGAGAACAAGATATTTTCAGTTCATGGTGGGCTGTCTCCTGCAATATCCACTCTGGACCAGGTTTCAAAAAATGTTCTGCTTCAGTATTTTTTGTCCGCTTAGTCGTGAAATGCTAGTAAATTATTGGATCATCTGTGTGTCAGATTCGAATAATTGACCGTAAGCAAGAAGTACCTCATGATGGTGCCATGTGTGATCTCCTCTGGTCAGATCCAGAAGACGTTGTTGATGGTTGGGGCTTGAGCCCACGTGGTGCGGGTTTCCTATTTGGTGGCAGTGTTGTCTCTACGTTTAATCGTGCAAatgatattgattatatttGTCGTGCCCATCAGTTGGTGATGGAAGGCTATAAATGGATGTTCAACGACCAGATAGTTACGGTTTGGTCAGCTCCAAATTACTGCTACAGGTAAATGATTTCAATTGTTATTGATTCTTTAGTTTTTTTCTCCttcaattttgaaaaaaatttatgatgcaGATGTGGGAATGTGGCAGCAATTCTTGAGCTGGATGAAAACCTGGAAAGGAAGTTTCGTGTCTTTGATGCAGCTCCACAGGTGCGTCCATATGTTGtttcttgtctttgaattttctttttgatcCAATAGTGCCCTGGCCCCTATCTACTGTTTTTCTTCTACTGTGAGGTATTACAGACTAGGTTGAGGTGAGATTGCTATTGAAACTTTCAGAAGCATATGGTTTTTGGCACGCAGCATTAACTGTGTATCAATTCTATAAGTGTGTGCTTCTAGTTGAGGAATGTTACAGTCTAGTTATGCGGGTATCGACTTCTATGCTACTCTACGCTTGGCAATTAATATAAACGAGGAACATGCATAAGAGTCGAGTGAGAATTGCAAGATCAACATGTAAATCTATATAGTATGGTAGCATAGGAAATAAGCCCCACTTTACCTCTTGAAAGGCGTTTGGAACGGTTTTTGGTGAAATGCAGGAAATAAGAGGAGCACCTGCCAAGAAGCCACCTCCGGATTACTTCTTGTAGGAATGAAGTCCACAAACTTTATAAATCGATACTATTGAAGGAGCAATATCATACTCGGAGTGGATACTGTGGTGTGGTGGAGGATGAATGTTGTTTGAGCTATATGGATGAGTTAAAACATCATTTTTCAGGGGTTAAAAGAACAAGTCACGCATGATGCTCGCAAGTCCCACTCCTTCTCTATCCATCTGAATGCGCTCGGTATTCTTTAATCATTTGGCCTCTGTATTCTTGTAATAATAGTGTGCTAAACGCAATTAACTTAGAATACTTTCAAAT
This genomic window from Primulina huaijiensis isolate GDHJ02 chromosome 7, ASM1229523v2, whole genome shotgun sequence contains:
- the LOC140981095 gene encoding serine/threonine-protein phosphatase PP-X isozyme 2-like; the protein is MSDLDRQIELLKRCEPLKESEVKALCMKAMEILVEESNVQRVDAPVTICGDIHGQFYDMKELFKVGGDCPKTNYLFLGDFVDRGYYSVETFLLLLALKVRYPDRITLIRGNHESRQITQVYGFYDECLRKYGSANVWRYCTDIFDYLSLSALIENKIFSVHGGLSPAISTLDQIRIIDRKQEVPHDGAMCDLLWSDPEDVVDGWGLSPRGAGFLFGGSVVSTFNRANDIDYICRAHQLVMEGYKWMFNDQIVTVWSAPNYCYRCGNVAAILELDENLERKFRVFDAAPQEIRGAPAKKPPPDYFL